The genome window GCAGGGGAGTTGGTCAGGGGTGGAAGTGGTCATTTTGAACAGTTTCGTGGTGTTGGTGTAGGCCGAGAAACCCTTGACGAGCATAGGGCAAGATTCTAGAAGTACTGTTAGTAgaggaaacaattgaaattagtAGTGGTACTCACTTTGTCCGTAGAATATGCAAAACATGTCATATAGAGTCGATAGTACCACCGTAGATAATAACAAAGCTAGAATCACTCTAGAAGACAAATAGATAGAAATGGTACGACTTGGTGGTACGGTACTTACATGGTTGCGATGGCACCACCTGTCAGTGGAGGGTTCACTTCTTTGACGGTTTGACAGAGCGAGTCTGAAAACCCAACTCCGATCTCATTTCCGGTTATATTCGCCAGCAGAAGATTCCCCACGACGTTGGCGTCGTCAGTGGTGCATCCATCTGGTAGGCATATCGCCCAAAGAGGCGCCAGTGACATCCCCGATTCATCAGTACCGAAGTTCCCAAGGGAACTAGCTCTCAACATCTGGAAATTGACTGTGAAATATCACTCACAATGATACAAGAGTAGTACTTCTTCATGAGCTGAAGAGGTGGTGTTTTGGACGGCCAGGTAACCTAGGCAGTACTTGCCGAGGATTGTCCCTGCTCCAGTACTAGCTTCGACGTTGATGCATTGTTGAAAGTCTCCCATTTCTCCGAAATTCAGTGACAACAGTCCAGACGGAATCTTCGCAGTGGCGTCCACCACTacgcaaaaattaataaagataTTTTGGAAAGAATCGGTACTTACTCTGCAGCGCCCACGAGTTCTGATCCATACTGAAGTTGGCAAAAAACTCGTCGAATTGTTGTTGGCATTTTTCCGTGACCGGTATTTGCGACGCTCTGAGAGCACCGATGATCCATTCTGGTACGTTGGTACCGGATACACCAAGTACCAAGGCTAGAACTAGTACCGCTCGCTGCATTTCGAAGCGTCGACTAACTCAAAAGCGTACCTATACTTCACTTTTATAGATTTCCTCGGTAATTATCTCCAAGAAGGATTACTTTGTTTTTTGCGTTACTGCGACTTTGGAATCTCATGACAagaatcattttaatttgagGTACTTGatctgcaaaaaaaattgatcgtatCTCTAGGTGTCAACGTACCAATTCTCAACTGGGCTAAAAACGTGAGTTTAGGTGTCAGTGAACTCGTTATCGAAGAAATGATCGTATACAGATTAAGTTCTTAATAAAAGAAAGATGCATTTGGCGAAGTAAACATCAATGAGCGTGGCTCAACGCTTATCGCTTCAAGGACGTTGCGGTTTTGTCAGTACTTTGATAATTCAAACATTCTCCGATTATCACTCGAGATTGGCCACTCTAAAACACAATGGCCTTTTGGTGATTATCGCATGTTCCGATAATGCGAAACTCGATCAGTTTGAtggaatttttgttaaatcatCGGGTACAATAACCGATAATTACTACAACATTAGCACGTGGTACTGCTGGGAGTACTGATTCGTTACCTAACGACTAGAAAAACCGCAACCTTGTATTATCCTGACCTTTACCTCGATTAATGCAAAAGCATTGGACTTTATCGTCTTGGCGTAAAATtgcttaaattatttttaatgtgtttgtGGCGGtactggaaaaataaaacactcaCAGTCATTGTAGGTACCATTTATTTTAAACGACTACATGATCACACAAAAATCACACTCTACATCTACAACCACTTTAACACCAAGTCAATGCGTGTACTGAAAGAGCAAAGCTGAAGGAGTGCGCATGGGGATCATCTTGGTGCCCCCACCTAAAGAGTCATACACCCAGTACTCTCTCCCGTTGATGTTCTTTTTCTTCAAGTTCTCGTTGTTGGGCGGGTTGAAAAGCGTGTGGTAGGAAGGAGGCGGCGTAATGAACTTCGCGTTGTGCGGCGGTTGGCCAAACTTTTCGTagttgttgttgatgttaacaTGAATGGTGTGCTTCTGGTTCAGCAACAGATTGCTCTTGCCGTTGTTCTTTGCTTGTTTCGGCTTGTGGGACCGCTTCACCGCCAACTCGATCACAAAGATGACAGCCGAGATGACAAATCCTCCCCCCACGATCTCGTACGTCATCATCAAGTCCTGGTTGCGCAACTGCCTCTCCTTGTTGCCCAAATTGAGCGGGCAGATCTCCGTGTCGGGTAGTTCCTCCCTCAACTTGTACTTGATAATCCCGGACTCGACCAAGTGCTGGATCCTGCAAAAAACAACTTACTCTGGAGTACTGTCGCGGATCGGGGGTACTGACGTGGAGTCGAAGAGCATCTTGTACTTGAAGTCTTTGGAGTAGGCGAAGGCGCGCGAGAACGACACAATCGAGAACCTGGTGATGACGTAGGTGCACCTCTTGGGTTCCTCAATCTGGTTCCTTGTCTTCTCCTTGTAGTCGTCGTACATCACGTACTCCACAATCGGTTTTTCCCTGATGAACATCATGTCCCTCCTGTCGACGTACTGCTTCAAGATGGTACGGTCCGACTGGTCCAGGTACCTGTACGGCCTCCCCAACATGTTCCCGATGTCGGTCAAGCTGCCATCTGTGGTCACCGTGTCCTCCAGAGCGTTCCCTTGCGTGGTCACCCATTTGTACTTCTTCGCGCCGATGTCCTTGGGCTCGGTGATCGGTAAAGTAAATTTTGAGAGTGTGAGGAAAGCTGTCAAATTAGCTGTGTAGAAAGCTGTCAAAATCGTGATGAAAATCCACCAAGTCGAGAAGAGGAGGCGCGAAGAGTCTGCGAATGATACGCCACTGGTCAGtcgaatttaatttgtttacaaCATGGAAACGTAGAATTTCTTTGATGGATTTCAATTATTGGAAATTGCACCGTCATTTACCTAATGGGTGATTGATCGTCGACGCATTTATGGAATATCGGCAAATCTTGAAaagttttggaaaaaaatttgaggttatgtaagcGACAAATCTAGTCGGTGAGTTTCACGTCATTTGACGGTTGGGggacaattaaaaatgtataattaaaTTGCAATTACGGCTGCATTATACATTTTTGTCCCAAATATGTTATCTTATCGTTGTAAATACTCGGAAAAGACATGATTAATCACATAAGCTACGCTGGCTCGACATCCGCTATTTATCTAATCTTAACAACATTCAAACATAATTTACTAGAATATAATGCCgaattattgaaatttgtaaatatttcctTGAGAAtccaataaaatattaacaatattgttttgttttcaatgacgtttgtcaatttgacagttcataattaaaacattatCCGCTGCCTGGAGAATATTTTGTTGTGTTATGTATTAATCTAGTAGgttgaatgacatttgttagTTTGACAGTTCATACCTGTCATGGGATTGAGAGTGGTCCCCTGCTTCAAGAGGGCCCCGTAGACGAACCAGATGCACGCCGGCAGAGGAAAAACCTTGTTTTGGTCGTCGGGGCACAGTTTGGATTGCAGATAAATGATGAAATAAATAACGGGCCCCACCACGACCAGCGACAAGAGAATCAAGAGCCACACCGGAAGCGTGAAAGGTGCCAGCAAGCCCG of Tenebrio molitor chromosome 6, icTenMoli1.1, whole genome shotgun sequence contains these proteins:
- the Ir76b gene encoding glutamate receptor ionotropic, delta-2 isoform X1, whose product is MGLIEIVLATLCLNSTCLLDEDLSESKFLSKSIQNPKCVSAYQDVSVNTRKMQFAQLAEELRQENLIITTLKNDRLSGILKDNGTLTGTGVAFDLLNILQKKFQFNYTIVLPKTNVWGSQKTGILNMLKEKRANLSAAFLPVLTQYSTDVSYSPSMDTGEWVVLMKRPQESATGSGLLAPFTLPVWLLILLSLVVVGPVIYFIIYLQSKLCPDDQNKVFPLPACIWFVYGALLKQGTTLNPMTDSSRLLFSTWWIFITILTAFYTANLTAFLTLSKFTLPITEPKDIGAKKYKWVTTQGNALEDTVTTDGSLTDIGNMLGRPYRYLDQSDRTILKQYVDRRDMMFIREKPIVEYVMYDDYKEKTRNQIEEPKRCTYVITRFSIVSFSRAFAYSKDFKYKMLFDSTIQHLVESGIIKYKLREELPDTEICPLNLGNKERQLRNQDLMMTYEIVGGGFVISAVIFVIELAVKRSHKPKQAKNNGKSNLLLNQKHTIHVNINNNYEKFGQPPHNAKFITPPPSYHTLFNPPNNENLKKKNINGREYWVYDSLGGGTKMIPMRTPSALLFQYTH
- the Ir76b gene encoding glutamate receptor ionotropic, delta-2 isoform X2; this translates as MGLIEIVLATLCLNSTCLLDEDLTYQDVSVNTRKMQFAQLAEELRQENLIITTLKNDRLSGILKDNGTLTGTGVAFDLLNILQKKFQFNYTIVLPKTNVWGSQKTGILNMLKEKRANLSAAFLPVLTQYSTDVSYSPSMDTGEWVVLMKRPQESATGSGLLAPFTLPVWLLILLSLVVVGPVIYFIIYLQSKLCPDDQNKVFPLPACIWFVYGALLKQGTTLNPMTDSSRLLFSTWWIFITILTAFYTANLTAFLTLSKFTLPITEPKDIGAKKYKWVTTQGNALEDTVTTDGSLTDIGNMLGRPYRYLDQSDRTILKQYVDRRDMMFIREKPIVEYVMYDDYKEKTRNQIEEPKRCTYVITRFSIVSFSRAFAYSKDFKYKMLFDSTIQHLVESGIIKYKLREELPDTEICPLNLGNKERQLRNQDLMMTYEIVGGGFVISAVIFVIELAVKRSHKPKQAKNNGKSNLLLNQKHTIHVNINNNYEKFGQPPHNAKFITPPPSYHTLFNPPNNENLKKKNINGREYWVYDSLGGGTKMIPMRTPSALLFQYTH